The window TGGCCGACACGATGTAGCCGGAATCGGCGCTGAACATGTCGTTGTCGTAGGCACGCACTGCATACGGGCCGCCGAGCGACATTTTTTCGGAGCCGTCGAGATTGCGGGTCGTCTGTTGTGCATTGAGCGAGAGATGGACGCGCGTGCGTGCGGACAGTCGCTGATGGAAGTCGAATTGCTGGGTCGTCTTGACATAGCGGCCGCGCGTGGCGACGCCGTTCCAGTCGTCTTCGTTCGTCAGACTGCCGCGGGTGACGCCCACGCGATAGGAGACGATGTTCTGGTTTCCTGACCATGCACCGTATCGAGAACCGGCGAGTTGTACGGTCAGCGCGCGCGCGCTGCGCGGGTTGTCGATGTCGAGCGTCCGGTCGGACAACCGCTTGAATTCGGCGGTGGCTTCGACGTCGAGCGTGCGGCCGGATGTCCTCAGCAACGGGAATGTGCCGTACACGCTGAAGAGCGTTGCATGACCGCCGGTGCCGCTGTCGCGATACTGCTCGCCGCCGAAGGTATAGTCGACGCGCGTGAGCGCCGCGCCTAGCCGCATGCCGCGTGAACCGACAGGAGCGTCGTAGGAGACGCGGCCGATTATCGTGTTGCCGCCGTCGCTGTCGTGACCGCGCTGCAGGAAGTCGGGCGAGAAAAACGCGATGCCCTGCAGACGGTCGCCCAACCCCAACGGACTGTTAATGCCAAGCTGGGCGCCGATGCGGTTGCGGCCGGTGGTGCGCTGACCGGAATTGTCTGCGACGATTGCACCGGTCAACCGCTCGCCGGCTTCGACGTCGATCGACATGGCCGTGCCGCCCGGCAGTCTGCCGGGCACCAGTTCCGGCGCAATCGTCCCGACACCTGGCAGGTCGCCGAGGCGGTCGAGCTGATCCTGCATCCGCCGCACGTCGCCGTCGCGATCGAGGCCGGCGCCGAGATAGCGTTCGATGAACGAATCGCGCACCAGCGAACGATTTTGCCGCAGCGCGGCCGATTCGAGTTTGCCTTGCATCACGGCCAGATGCACGACGTCGTCGACGATATCCTGTTCGGGCAGGTAAGCGTACGAAAGCGATTCGCCGTGATCGAGCAGCACGCGCGTGACACCGATCGCCACCTCACGCAGTTCCGCGAACGTCATCGCGCGCTGTCGGTATGGCGCGACAACGCTATCCACCGCTTGCCGCGTGCGTTCGGGGACGTTGTCCACGACGATGCCGGCAACGTGCAGTCGGATCGCGCCGTCCCTCTCTGGAGTGTCCTCGGAAGGCCGGCGTTCGATCAGCGGCACGTCGGCGCGATGCGGATTGTCCTGCAGCGAGGGGAGCGGATGGTTGCGCAGAATCGAGCCGGTGGAAGGCAAGGGGCCGTGCGCGTCACCCGCCGGCGCGGGCAACGGATTGGCGTGGGCGACAAATGGCGGAAGGACGGCGCACGACAACGCGCCGAGCGTGAGTGCACGAAAGCTTGGAGCGAACATGAGGGACAGGGGGAGCCGCGACGCGCCGTGGTTGCCCGCAGAAGAGCACCCCATGACGTGCGGCGTCGAAATAAGGGAAGCGCCCGGCCGGAGCCGGGCGCTCGAACAGAACGGATCGCGCTAACGCGGTTTCGCCTCGGAAGAGGTCCTCATACGCGATCCGTCAAGCGGGCATGGCGTCGAACTTACGCCTCATCGGCGGCGCGGATCCGTGTGGATTGCGCCGGAACCGAGACCCGAACTGCGCCGTCACGGCTGTAGACCGCGCCGAGGGTCGGTGCGCTGTCCGCCGAGACCGAGACGTCACCCGTTGCATAAATGCCCGGACGATGCGAGTCGTTCCGGCTGCTGACGGCCGTGACGCTTTTGCCGCGGACGGTATTCGACCCGCCGTGCGCCCACAGGTCTGCGCGGAAGCGAACGTCGCCACCGCTCGTGACACGAACGTCGCCGCCACCGGAATGCACGGCAAAGAGGTCGACACCGTGCACGCCGTGGACCGTGACACCTGCCCAACCGAGGATCAGCGGGTCGAATGGCTTGGAATCGCGAGCCGCCAGGACTTCGCCGCCCCGCATGCTCACGATCCCCGTAGCCTGGAGTGGCCCAGAAAAGCGGATTCGTCCGTCGCTGTTGAGCGTCAGATCGCCATACGTCGCCTCCGCATCGCGCACGTTCAGGGCGCCCTTCCCATCGAGCGTCCCATCGTATCGCGCGACGACCGAGGTGACATCAAGCTGCCCATCCGCGGCGAGCGCGACCGACTTGCCGCTGACGTTGCCGAGCGCGGCGTTGCCCTTTGCGGAGACACGCACGTCGCTCGAGCTGGAAATGCGCGCGCGCGCCGAAAGGTGCTCGGTATCGCCGTCGCGAACGAAGGCGGCCGTGACGTTTCTTCCGCTGACGTCCACTGGGCCGCGCATGAACAGGTCGTTGCCGAAGCGCACGTCGCCGTCACTCGCGAGCGACAGGGACGATACGTACGTCTGCCCGGCGTCAATGCCTCGCGCCCCCTGGATCGATGCGTGGGACACCGCGTCGACACGCTCGTAGGCTGCATGGCCGTCCGTTGAGCCGAGCGTGACGCGATTCCCCCGCACATCGCCGAAAGAGGCGTCGCCCCGTACGACCACGTCGACGTTGCCGCTGGCGTCGAGCGTATCGGCAACGAGCTTACCCTGGCCGCGCAGCGTCAGATCGCTGCGCGACTTCGCGCGGCCGATCGTCGTGTCGCCAGCCAGCGACAGACGCGCACCCTGAGCGTCGAGGTCGACGCGCTTCAGCGTGTGCGTGCCGCGAGAGAAGTCGATCTGGCCACCGGACAGGCTGACTTGGTCGGCGCGAACCGTCGCGCGATCGGTGGTTTGCGCTCCGCCGTACCCATGAACGTCGAGCCGCGACGCGTGGACTGCGCCGTCCAGCGTGATGTTCTGGCCGGACAGCGACACGGAATCGGCTTGCGTCGTGCCGGCCAGCTTGATCGAATGGCCCCACACGGTGAGCTGCTTGCCGTGGAAGCCGCTGCTCAGGTCGACATCCGCGGTGCCCGCCAACGACAAGGCGGACGCATTGACGGCGCCGAGCGCGGACACCGTGCCTTGCGACAAGATCCACAGATTCTGCTCGCCTGCCGCCTTGAGGAAGCCGCTGCTGACGGAGCCCTTGCCGCCGGCCAGCGTCGACATGGCGTCGGCGTCGGGCGCGCGGTTCAGCACGTAGCCGGCTTTCGCGTTTTGAGCGCTCAACGTGATTGCGTCGGCCGCGAAGGTTGGCAGCCCGGCGTTTGCTGCGGTCAGCACGTTGTCCGCGACGATATCGACGTAGCCGGCCTTGAGGGTTGCGTCACCGAACGTCACGTGTCCGGCCGCTCCCGCTTGCGGGCGCGTATGCAGCTTGATCGAATCCTGTCCGCCAGCCGTATCGAAGCGCGCGCCATCCGCGATCCGGATGTCTTGCGCCGACACATCGATCGAACGCTCCGGGCCATTCATGGCGGAGCCGGCCAGGCGCATATCCCCTCCCGCAGTCACCGTGCCGCTGCCTTCGCTCGCAATGCGGATCCCGCGCAGTTGCCCCATGCCGCCGGCCTCGATCTTGCCGGTCTGGTTCACGACGGCACGCGTCAGAGCATCACGCGCCCACGCGCTGAGCATCACGTCGCCATTGTCGCTGACGATCATCCCGCCGTTTTCGACCAGCGCCTGCAGGCTGCCGCGCGTGAGCTTCACTTGCAGCCCGTTGCCGGCAAACGAGAGCGACACGCCGTCGGCCGCCGCGAGCGCCACGCTGCCGCGCTGGCTGTGAATCGTGCCGCGGTTCTCGACGCGCGGGCCGAGCAGCGCGACGGATTCCCTGGCGTCGATGTGACCTTCGTTGACGACCTTGGCCTGCGTGTTGCCGGAGAAGTTGAGTCGCCCTCCCAGGAAATCGTCGTCCGACACGTTCAGCGACGAAGCGACCAGGCTGCCGACGTTGATCTTCGCCTGGTTGCCGATCAGGATGCCGTTGGGGTTCACGATGAACACGCGGCCCGATGCGTTCAGCGCGCCGAGAATCTGCGTCGGATCAGCTCCAATGACACGGTTCAATACGGCGGCGGTTTTGCTCGGCTGTGCGAAGTTCAGTGTCTCGTGCGCCGCGACGTTCATGTCGCCCCAGTAGACCACCATCTTGTCGGTCTTCTGATTGACGGTGGTGACGGCGCCGTTGGTGACGACCGAACCATTACCGTGCACGATCGCGCTGGGGCCGACCGCGAGCGCCTGTTGGGCGGCCAGCAGCGACGTTGCAAGCACGATGGGGCGCAGGAGAAATCCGCGTGTTGCAGGCTGTTTATTCAATGTTGATCTCCTCGCAATGAGAAATGTTGCCTTCTATCAGGACTGTCGAAGGCATGTGCATTCTCCTTGAGGGACCGGAGATTGATATAAGACCGTTCCTATTTTTTAATAAAAATCAATTCTATTATTAGCTCATTAATTACTTTTCCAAAATCTACATAGAAAATGACAAAAAATGTTATTTTTTATTAACTTTGCGATCGAGAATCAGGATGGACCCCAATGCAACTCAGAATTCTCCAGCTCGCCAAATTTCTATACTTTTGCACCCAACTATTTCTTGGCTCAGCGCCGATTTACCTTTGGGCATTTTCTGATGTGAGCGAACAAACAAAGCGATTAGGATGACCTCACCCTTTTGTTTGCAAGGGTACTTAACTCATCGACCGAGGCTCCGGCGTCTCCCGGGAGAGTATCCATTTTTCTATGGAAATCGCTGGCCAGCCATTCGGGGTCGCTCAACAACTTCTTTGAATGATCAAAATGAAGAAAAACGCAATTCGTCTCGCAGTAGCCTCCGCGTTGGCCGTA is drawn from Burkholderia diffusa and contains these coding sequences:
- a CDS encoding ShlB/FhaC/HecB family hemolysin secretion/activation protein; its protein translation is MFAPSFRALTLGALSCAVLPPFVAHANPLPAPAGDAHGPLPSTGSILRNHPLPSLQDNPHRADVPLIERRPSEDTPERDGAIRLHVAGIVVDNVPERTRQAVDSVVAPYRQRAMTFAELREVAIGVTRVLLDHGESLSYAYLPEQDIVDDVVHLAVMQGKLESAALRQNRSLVRDSFIERYLGAGLDRDGDVRRMQDQLDRLGDLPGVGTIAPELVPGRLPGGTAMSIDVEAGERLTGAIVADNSGQRTTGRNRIGAQLGINSPLGLGDRLQGIAFFSPDFLQRGHDSDGGNTIIGRVSYDAPVGSRGMRLGAALTRVDYTFGGEQYRDSGTGGHATLFSVYGTFPLLRTSGRTLDVEATAEFKRLSDRTLDIDNPRSARALTVQLAGSRYGAWSGNQNIVSYRVGVTRGSLTNEDDWNGVATRGRYVKTTQQFDFHQRLSARTRVHLSLNAQQTTRNLDGSEKMSLGGPYAVRAYDNDMFSADSGYIVSATVHAGVPAVPGLGVSVFYDHAHSTVQKFSRRKLALTLAGAGAGIEYAIGKRATVSLSYAMRTTGGPGNPAKAMTWVTGVIRL
- a CDS encoding filamentous hemagglutinin N-terminal domain-containing protein, producing the protein MNKQPATRGFLLRPIVLATSLLAAQQALAVGPSAIVHGNGSVVTNGAVTTVNQKTDKMVVYWGDMNVAAHETLNFAQPSKTAAVLNRVIGADPTQILGALNASGRVFIVNPNGILIGNQAKINVGSLVASSLNVSDDDFLGGRLNFSGNTQAKVVNEGHIDARESVALLGPRVENRGTIHSQRGSVALAAADGVSLSFAGNGLQVKLTRGSLQALVENGGMIVSDNGDVMLSAWARDALTRAVVNQTGKIEAGGMGQLRGIRIASEGSGTVTAGGDMRLAGSAMNGPERSIDVSAQDIRIADGARFDTAGGQDSIKLHTRPQAGAAGHVTFGDATLKAGYVDIVADNVLTAANAGLPTFAADAITLSAQNAKAGYVLNRAPDADAMSTLAGGKGSVSSGFLKAAGEQNLWILSQGTVSALGAVNASALSLAGTADVDLSSGFHGKQLTVWGHSIKLAGTTQADSVSLSGQNITLDGAVHASRLDVHGYGGAQTTDRATVRADQVSLSGGQIDFSRGTHTLKRVDLDAQGARLSLAGDTTIGRAKSRSDLTLRGQGKLVADTLDASGNVDVVVRGDASFGDVRGNRVTLGSTDGHAAYERVDAVSHASIQGARGIDAGQTYVSSLSLASDGDVRFGNDLFMRGPVDVSGRNVTAAFVRDGDTEHLSARARISSSSDVRVSAKGNAALGNVSGKSVALAADGQLDVTSVVARYDGTLDGKGALNVRDAEATYGDLTLNSDGRIRFSGPLQATGIVSMRGGEVLAARDSKPFDPLILGWAGVTVHGVHGVDLFAVHSGGGDVRVTSGGDVRFRADLWAHGGSNTVRGKSVTAVSSRNDSHRPGIYATGDVSVSADSAPTLGAVYSRDGAVRVSVPAQSTRIRAADEA